The Candidatus Krumholzibacteriota bacterium genome contains a region encoding:
- a CDS encoding alkaline phosphatase family protein → MSRLVVIGIDGMDWLVTKPLLSRMPNLKKIADEGYSGEMPAIFPPDSIPSWISIFTGMDPSEHGILETIDYFKKDAREFAVDTSAFRGKTFWDKASEHGKKVIVVNPLMAHPPWQVNGVMASGPVFVSGDSSTCPPGISDSIDLPPLGGIVDFPEKNELGEFYEKTKEETWAITDFTARLMETREWDLTFITLLTMDRICHFFWRYYDRDDPTYPGNSIHSDIIPDFHSFIDKCIGRLVEAAGDEASFMIISDHGHAMRPPLLFNLNQLLMENGLLESRISGPKLLSARYHLERAKNLTLETLHRLDLEDLSYRLAHLFPWTRKLKKKDFMTSSSKNIATASGFGGTNPFGGIDISVDRCREESHDYEEVRDRVIRLILDLKDERGNSYFLWARRREELFGGEFLHKYPDILYEMRPEFGTNWSVHLPLVTINPRHRKISGGHRKNSVLIFGPTRGWKVIDSNIRSLNIASSVLAFLTVDMDGPDLYKGSFLARRDG, encoded by the coding sequence TTGAGCCGGCTGGTAGTCATAGGAATAGACGGAATGGACTGGCTTGTCACTAAGCCTCTGCTCTCGAGGATGCCTAATCTGAAAAAGATCGCCGATGAAGGATATTCCGGCGAGATGCCGGCTATTTTCCCGCCTGACAGCATCCCTTCGTGGATCTCGATCTTTACAGGGATGGACCCGAGTGAGCACGGCATATTGGAGACCATAGATTATTTCAAGAAGGACGCCCGCGAATTCGCCGTCGACACAAGCGCTTTCAGAGGAAAGACTTTCTGGGACAAAGCCTCCGAGCATGGCAAAAAAGTAATCGTCGTCAACCCTCTGATGGCTCATCCCCCATGGCAGGTCAACGGCGTCATGGCATCAGGCCCTGTCTTCGTATCCGGCGATTCCTCGACCTGCCCGCCCGGGATCTCCGATTCGATCGATCTGCCTCCGCTGGGAGGTATCGTCGATTTTCCGGAAAAGAACGAGTTGGGCGAATTCTATGAAAAGACAAAAGAGGAAACATGGGCCATCACCGATTTTACCGCCAGGTTGATGGAGACGAGAGAATGGGACCTTACTTTCATCACCCTTCTTACCATGGACAGGATATGTCATTTCTTCTGGCGCTACTATGACAGGGACGACCCCACATATCCTGGAAACAGCATACACAGTGATATCATTCCGGATTTTCATTCTTTCATCGATAAGTGCATCGGAAGGCTGGTCGAAGCGGCTGGCGATGAGGCTTCGTTCATGATCATCAGCGATCACGGGCACGCGATGCGTCCTCCCCTGCTGTTCAACCTCAACCAGCTCCTGATGGAAAACGGGCTTCTCGAGAGCAGGATCAGCGGTCCGAAGCTCCTGAGCGCGAGATATCACCTTGAAAGAGCCAAGAACCTCACTCTCGAGACCTTACACCGTCTCGACCTGGAAGATCTCTCGTACCGGCTGGCGCATTTATTCCCGTGGACGAGAAAGCTAAAGAAAAAAGATTTCATGACCTCTTCATCGAAAAACATCGCTACAGCTTCCGGTTTCGGCGGCACCAACCCTTTCGGCGGAATCGATATCTCCGTTGACAGGTGCAGGGAGGAATCACATGATTACGAGGAAGTCCGCGACCGGGTGATAAGGCTCATCCTCGACCTCAAAGATGAAAGAGGAAACAGTTACTTTCTATGGGCGAGGCGCAGAGAGGAACTGTTCGGGGGTGAATTTCTTCATAAATATCCTGACATCCTCTACGAGATGCGTCCCGAGTTCGGAACGAACTGGTCGGTGCATCTGCCCCTCGTTACTATAAATCCTCGTCACAGAAAAATTTCGGGAGGTCACAGAAAGAACAGCGTTCTCATCTTCGGCCCGACGCGGGGATGGAAAGTTATCGACAGTAATATCAGGTCGTTGAATATAGCTTCCTCAGTCCTTGCCTTCCTGACGGTCGACATGGACGGCCCGGACTTGTACAAAGGATCTTTTCTGGCCAGGCGCGATGGTTGA
- a CDS encoding dTDP-4-dehydrorhamnose 3,5-epimerase family protein, with protein MIDGVSVKNLRVIPDERGRLMEILRSDDSEFTTFGQVYMTTCYEGVVKGWHFHKKQTDYMTVISGMMKIVLYDSREDSATFGEVNEFFAGTHNPVRVQIPPGVCHGFKCVSPGEAVVINTVTENYNYDDPDEFRIDPRDNDIPYDWDRRDG; from the coding sequence ATGATCGATGGAGTATCGGTAAAGAACCTGAGAGTCATCCCGGATGAAAGAGGCCGGTTGATGGAGATCCTCAGGTCCGACGACAGTGAATTCACTACATTCGGGCAGGTGTACATGACTACCTGTTACGAGGGTGTCGTGAAAGGCTGGCATTTCCATAAAAAACAGACGGATTATATGACAGTGATCAGCGGTATGATGAAGATCGTGCTTTACGATTCTAGAGAGGATTCCGCTACTTTTGGCGAGGTAAACGAGTTCTTTGCCGGAACGCACAATCCGGTCAGGGTACAGATCCCACCAGGAGTATGCCACGGTTTCAAATGCGTAAGTCCTGGCGAAGCGGTCGTGATCAACACCGTGACAGAAAACTACAACTACGACGATCCGGATGAATTCAGGATAGACCCACGTGATAACGACATACCTTACGACTGGGACAGAAGAGACGGTTGA